One Entomomonas asaccharolytica DNA segment encodes these proteins:
- a CDS encoding ankyrin repeat domain-containing protein, whose protein sequence is MKYLILLVVLFANNVLADNQQDIKTQIDNYYWQAARTGNIEMLEEFVNAKYDLNKQDSKGYSAIILSAYNGHYDAVKYLIEAGANPCLKDNRGNTALMGAIFKGEVKIAKLLTNTGCDVNETNNMDQTPAMYAALFKRQEILAELQNKGADLTKVDKMGNAVENLAKGEIINNRH, encoded by the coding sequence ATGAAATACTTAATTTTATTAGTTGTACTATTTGCAAATAACGTGTTAGCAGATAACCAACAGGATATTAAAACCCAAATTGATAATTATTATTGGCAAGCAGCTCGAACTGGCAATATAGAAATGTTAGAGGAATTTGTGAATGCTAAATATGATCTCAATAAACAAGACAGTAAAGGTTATAGCGCGATTATTTTAAGTGCCTATAACGGCCATTATGACGCGGTAAAATATCTTATAGAAGCAGGGGCTAATCCTTGTTTAAAAGACAACCGTGGTAATACTGCACTTATGGGTGCAATTTTTAAAGGTGAAGTTAAAATTGCGAAGTTACTCACTAACACTGGCTGTGATGTAAATGAAACCAATAATATGGACCAAACACCAGCCATGTATGCGGCCTTATTTAAACGCCAGGAAATACTCGCAGAATTACAAAATAAAGGTGCTGATTTAACTAAAGTAGATAAGATGGGCAACGCTGTAGAAAATCTTGCTAAAGGTGAGATTATTAATAATCGCCACTGA
- the ucpA gene encoding SDR family oxidoreductase UcpA — MSKLANKIAVITGAAMGNGLGTAQVLAKHGATVILLDYNEAVIQAANDLIHQGFKAEAYIVDIREINILKEIAEAVINKFQKVDILVNNAGVCHIASFLETSDEIRDRTFDINIKGTWNVTQAFLPYMVKANYGKIINLSSVTGTMVADTGEAAYATTKAAIWGFTKALAMEVATKNITVNSVCPGYIATPMAESIALESNQTNPQSVLDGIAAAIPMRRLGTIEELGDLVAFLASDESRYITGTQIVIDGGSTLPESFGAVGV; from the coding sequence ATGAGTAAGTTGGCAAATAAAATTGCAGTGATTACAGGTGCGGCTATGGGTAATGGCTTAGGTACTGCACAAGTATTGGCCAAACATGGCGCTACGGTAATTTTATTAGATTACAATGAAGCGGTTATTCAAGCAGCTAATGACTTAATCCACCAAGGCTTTAAAGCTGAAGCCTATATCGTTGATATACGTGAAATTAATATACTTAAAGAAATAGCTGAAGCGGTGATTAACAAATTTCAGAAAGTGGATATTCTAGTTAACAATGCTGGGGTATGCCATATTGCTTCCTTTTTAGAAACCTCAGATGAAATCAGAGATCGCACTTTTGATATCAATATCAAAGGCACTTGGAATGTTACTCAAGCATTTTTACCCTATATGGTAAAAGCTAATTATGGCAAAATCATCAATCTATCCTCAGTAACAGGCACTATGGTTGCTGATACTGGTGAAGCAGCTTATGCCACTACTAAAGCCGCCATCTGGGGCTTTACTAAAGCGCTAGCCATGGAAGTAGCTACTAAAAATATTACGGTTAACTCTGTATGCCCAGGTTATATTGCTACCCCTATGGCGGAATCTATTGCCTTAGAAAGTAATCAAACCAATCCGCAAAGTGTGTTAGATGGTATTGCTGCGGCTATTCCAATGAGACGTTTAGGAACTATTGAAGAATTAGGTGACTTGGTTGCCTTTTTAGCCTCTGATGAATCACGCTATATTACAGGCACCCAAATTGTTATTGATGGCGGTTCAACATTGCCAGAAAGTTTTGGTGCAGTAGGCGTTTAA
- a CDS encoding symmetrical bis(5'-nucleosyl)-tetraphosphatase: MAVYAIGDIQGCYEPLQRLLDEVNFDPAIDTLWCVGDLINRGAKSLKTLKFLYSIRKSVVTVLGNHDLHLIACFYDNAKIKKNDTIKEILEAKEAKELINWLRQQPLVYFDRDRKITMAHAGIPPLWTLEDSLARSAEVEAVLKDDKRIQGFLAHMYGSEPVNWSELLTGYERLRVITNYLTRMRFCKADGTIEFKSKEGLDSAPTGYIPWFEIANRKMAGQQILFGHWAALEGRCDEPNVYALDTGCVWGNCLTMMDVDTKEKFSTQCSPRKRK; this comes from the coding sequence ATGGCAGTCTATGCAATTGGCGATATTCAAGGGTGTTATGAGCCATTACAAAGGTTATTAGATGAAGTCAATTTCGATCCTGCAATTGACACTTTGTGGTGTGTTGGGGATTTGATAAATCGTGGTGCTAAATCCCTTAAAACATTAAAGTTTTTGTACAGTATTCGTAAAAGTGTAGTAACTGTTTTAGGTAACCACGATTTACATCTGATCGCCTGTTTTTACGATAACGCTAAAATTAAGAAGAATGACACCATTAAAGAAATTCTTGAAGCGAAAGAAGCCAAGGAGTTAATTAACTGGTTACGGCAACAACCCTTAGTTTATTTTGATCGTGATCGTAAAATAACCATGGCACATGCGGGTATTCCACCCTTATGGACGTTAGAGGATAGTTTGGCGCGTTCTGCTGAAGTGGAAGCGGTATTAAAAGACGATAAAAGAATACAAGGTTTTCTTGCCCATATGTATGGCAGTGAACCCGTCAACTGGAGTGAGTTGCTAACAGGCTATGAAAGGTTAAGGGTAATCACTAATTATTTAACCAGAATGCGTTTTTGTAAGGCTGATGGTACCATTGAGTTTAAGAGTAAAGAAGGTTTGGATAGTGCGCCAACGGGTTATATTCCTTGGTTTGAAATAGCTAATCGCAAAATGGCTGGACAACAGATTTTATTTGGTCACTGGGCAGCTTTAGAAGGTAGATGTGATGAGCCGAATGTCTATGCGCTAGATACAGGGTGTGTTTGGGGCAACTGCCTAACCATGATGGATGTAGATACTAAAGAAAAGTTTTCTACACAATGTTCGCCAAGAAAAAGAAAATAA
- the apaG gene encoding Co2+/Mg2+ efflux protein ApaG, which yields MNLADYPIEITVLTDYLVEDSDPQDNYYLFDYRISIQNKGDKTVTLLSRQWVITDGNGHKKEVKGSGVVGEQPCIKAGETFEYTSSANFSTPVGSMYGKYSMQVETGELFDAHIAPFRLAAPGVLH from the coding sequence ATGAATTTAGCTGATTATCCTATCGAGATAACAGTGTTAACTGATTATTTAGTAGAGGATTCAGATCCACAAGATAATTATTATTTATTTGATTATCGTATTTCTATTCAAAATAAAGGTGATAAAACAGTCACTTTATTATCAAGACAGTGGGTTATTACCGATGGTAATGGCCATAAAAAAGAAGTTAAAGGGAGTGGTGTGGTAGGGGAACAGCCTTGTATTAAAGCAGGTGAAACCTTTGAGTATACGAGCAGTGCAAACTTTTCAACGCCTGTAGGTAGTATGTATGGTAAATATTCTATGCAAGTTGAAACAGGCGAGTTGTTTGACGCCCATATAGCCCCCTTTCGTTTAGCGGCACCAGGAGTATTGCATTAA
- the rsmA gene encoding 16S rRNA (adenine(1518)-N(6)/adenine(1519)-N(6))-dimethyltransferase RsmA, whose translation MSELFQHRARKRFGQNFLKDAGIIDRILRSIHPQASQHLLEIGPGQGALTAGLLASGARLDVIELDQDLIPLLKLKFGLNPLFHLHQGDALKFDFSALVCNGKKLRVVGNLPYNISTPLIFHLLSQHAVIEDMHFMLQKEVVKRMAAQPGGGDWGRLTIMVQYFCQVEHLFDVPPECFTPAPKVDSAIVRLVPYETLPYPAKDHKLLELIVREAFNQRRKTLRNTLKRLLTIEAIEQVGVDGSLRPEQLTLADFVKLADQLFLYQQHEG comes from the coding sequence ATGTCAGAGTTATTCCAACATCGTGCGCGTAAGCGTTTTGGTCAGAATTTTTTAAAAGATGCAGGCATTATTGACCGAATTCTACGGTCAATACATCCCCAAGCTAGTCAGCATTTATTAGAGATTGGACCAGGACAGGGTGCGCTCACAGCAGGATTATTAGCCAGTGGCGCACGATTGGATGTGATTGAGTTAGACCAAGATTTAATTCCTTTATTAAAGCTAAAGTTTGGTTTAAATCCATTATTTCATTTACATCAGGGGGATGCGTTAAAGTTTGATTTTAGTGCTTTAGTTTGCAATGGTAAGAAACTAAGAGTTGTGGGTAATTTACCATACAATATTTCTACGCCACTTATTTTTCATCTGTTGAGTCAACATGCTGTGATTGAAGATATGCATTTTATGCTACAAAAAGAAGTGGTGAAAAGAATGGCTGCGCAACCAGGCGGTGGAGATTGGGGGCGTTTAACCATCATGGTGCAGTATTTTTGTCAGGTTGAGCATTTATTTGATGTACCACCTGAATGCTTTACACCTGCACCTAAGGTAGACTCTGCGATTGTTAGGTTAGTACCTTATGAAACTCTGCCTTATCCAGCAAAAGACCATAAACTATTAGAATTGATTGTAAGAGAGGCCTTTAATCAACGTCGTAAGACCCTTAGAAATACCTTAAAACGCTTATTGACAATCGAGGCGATAGAGCAAGTTGGGGTTGATGGTAGCTTAAGACCAGAGCAATTAACATTAGCTGATTTTGTAAAATTAGCCGACCAACTTTTTTTATATCAACAACACGAGGGTTAA
- a CDS encoding MoaF C-terminal domain-containing protein produces MYQIKTHDYSVSGRPKEFILPDVTELEGLFFILYPTHGDSIEYNLKKQQIIWYDPDTNTQQKADYKATSVRDGIYFIDYIFQEQSISIILDLINQTFTEVVGYLSNIPTAKAFKQFKPNIATIDLSIIQGSLDKPYEKQDLHNQTDELIGARFLYFSGFERVYEHIYLNQNHYTWHCLVGETAGLADTNPCHYYKIADKLYLLIWSRKRLPYMGLMLIDTNFLRADGKAYGYNQINTTDSMFNIHYSPYFSMINKPNIPYSIFLENMKNRLS; encoded by the coding sequence ATGTATCAAATAAAAACACATGATTACTCTGTGTCAGGAAGGCCCAAGGAATTTATTTTACCTGATGTCACAGAATTAGAAGGACTTTTTTTTATACTATATCCTACCCATGGTGACAGTATTGAATATAATCTAAAAAAACAGCAAATCATTTGGTACGACCCTGACACTAATACGCAACAAAAAGCTGATTACAAAGCTACTTCTGTCCGTGATGGTATATATTTCATTGATTACATTTTTCAAGAACAATCAATTTCCATTATTTTAGATCTTATTAATCAAACATTTACAGAAGTTGTTGGCTACCTATCAAATATACCTACTGCTAAAGCTTTTAAGCAATTCAAGCCAAATATAGCGACTATTGATCTATCAATTATCCAAGGTAGTTTAGACAAACCTTATGAAAAACAAGATTTACACAACCAAACAGACGAACTAATTGGAGCACGCTTCTTGTATTTTAGTGGTTTTGAAAGAGTGTATGAACATATTTATCTTAACCAAAATCACTACACATGGCACTGTTTAGTGGGTGAAACAGCGGGCTTAGCTGATACTAACCCCTGCCATTATTATAAAATAGCCGATAAGTTGTATTTGTTAATTTGGTCAAGAAAAAGATTACCTTATATGGGACTTATGTTAATAGATACTAATTTCTTGCGTGCAGATGGTAAAGCTTATGGTTACAACCAAATCAATACCACTGATAGCATGTTTAATATTCATTATAGCCCCTATTTTTCAATGATTAATAAACCAAACATACCTTATAGTATCTTTTTAGAAAATATGAAAAATAGACTTTCTTAA
- a CDS encoding fumarylacetoacetate hydrolase family protein: MRRGFVNLNGQRTLVNVDNNGSVTHNGQTITNPEWLPISIGTVYGVALNYKGLLESRLTEFNEPPYQKPPIKPVLFIKTPNTYNNHLGNIVFPTGVEQIQAGPALAFVMAKDASRVTKQQALNYVAGFTIVNEVSLPEDSYYRPAVKAKCRDSFCPMGPWLVATDAVNTDNLAISVSINGEVRQQNSTANLVRNIPQLIEELSEFMTLKAGDIILTGTPEGRVDINVGDLVEVTIEGIGTLVNTVIAE; encoded by the coding sequence ATGCGTAGAGGATTTGTTAACCTAAATGGGCAACGCACCCTTGTTAATGTTGATAACAATGGTAGTGTTACACATAATGGTCAAACAATTACGAACCCTGAATGGTTACCTATAAGCATAGGTACAGTTTATGGTGTAGCTCTTAATTATAAAGGCTTACTAGAAAGCCGTTTAACAGAGTTTAACGAACCACCTTATCAAAAACCACCTATCAAACCTGTATTATTTATCAAAACACCTAATACCTATAATAACCATTTAGGCAATATTGTATTTCCAACAGGTGTTGAGCAAATTCAAGCTGGCCCTGCACTTGCTTTTGTGATGGCGAAAGACGCTAGTCGTGTTACTAAACAACAAGCACTGAACTATGTAGCAGGTTTTACCATTGTAAACGAAGTTAGCTTGCCAGAAGATAGCTATTACCGCCCTGCTGTTAAAGCGAAATGCCGTGATAGCTTCTGTCCAATGGGGCCATGGTTAGTTGCAACAGACGCTGTTAATACTGATAACTTAGCGATCAGTGTCAGTATCAATGGTGAAGTTCGCCAACAAAATTCTACTGCCAATTTAGTACGTAATATCCCGCAGCTTATTGAGGAGCTCAGTGAATTTATGACCTTAAAAGCAGGCGATATTATTTTAACAGGTACTCCAGAAGGCCGTGTTGATATCAATGTAGGTGACCTTGTTGAAGTCACTATTGAAGGTATTGGTACCCTCGTAAACACTGTTATCGCCGAATAA
- a CDS encoding fumarylacetoacetate hydrolase family protein, which produces MKYARIRYQGENFEVLVEENNAVRLKDGRVLQETEVEWLPPATGNMFALGLNYADHAAELEFKAPTEPLVFIKAPTTYTGHLCHTWRPDNVDYMHYECELVAVIGKKARNVSQADALSYLAGYTLCNDYAIRDFLENYYRPNLRVKNRDCTTPVGPYIITADEVPDPSKLTLRTWVNGELRQEGTTADMIFNVPYLIEYLSNFMTLQPGDMIATGTPKGLSDVKPGDKVVVEMEGIGSLTNFIVTEQEFFEKYGTNAIGEK; this is translated from the coding sequence ATGAAATATGCTCGTATCCGCTATCAAGGCGAGAACTTTGAAGTATTGGTTGAAGAAAATAATGCAGTTCGTTTAAAAGATGGTCGTGTATTACAAGAAACTGAAGTTGAGTGGTTACCGCCTGCAACGGGTAATATGTTTGCACTTGGTTTGAACTATGCTGACCACGCTGCTGAACTTGAATTTAAAGCGCCCACCGAACCATTAGTATTTATTAAAGCGCCTACTACCTATACTGGTCATTTATGTCATACATGGCGCCCAGATAATGTTGACTATATGCATTATGAGTGCGAGCTGGTAGCTGTTATAGGCAAAAAAGCCCGTAATGTTAGCCAAGCTGATGCTTTATCTTATTTGGCTGGTTATACTCTTTGTAATGACTATGCCATTCGTGATTTCTTAGAAAATTACTACCGCCCTAATCTGCGGGTTAAAAATCGTGACTGCACCACGCCCGTTGGTCCATACATTATTACTGCTGATGAAGTACCAGACCCATCTAAACTAACTTTACGGACATGGGTTAATGGCGAATTACGCCAAGAAGGTACGACAGCAGATATGATCTTTAACGTACCTTATTTAATTGAATACCTTTCTAACTTTATGACCTTACAGCCAGGTGACATGATTGCCACAGGTACGCCAAAAGGTTTATCAGACGTTAAACCTGGCGATAAAGTGGTAGTAGAGATGGAAGGAATTGGTAGCTTAACTAACTTTATTGTTACTGAACAAGAATTCTTTGAAAAATATGGTACTAACGCGATTGGAGAAAAATAA
- the hpaE gene encoding 5-carboxymethyl-2-hydroxymuconate semialdehyde dehydrogenase gives MLKHWINGKEVESKETFINYNPATMEEICEVASGGEKEVNDAVAAAKEAFPKWANTPAKERARLMRNLGELIDKNVPRIAELETKDTGLPIHQTKNVLIPRASHNFNFFAEICTRMDGHTYPVDDQMLNYTLYQPVGVCGLISPWNVPFMTATWKTAPCLALGNTAVLKMSELSPLTAYELGQLALEAGIPAGVLNVIQGYGATAGAALAQHHDVRAVSFTGGTATGRRIMASAGIKKYSMELGGKSPVLIFEDADLDRALDAALFTIFSLNGERCTAGSRIFIQESVYDKFVAEFAARAKRLIVGDPTDPNTQVGSMITQQHYDKVTGYIKIGMEEGAKLLAGGLERPANLPAHLSKGQFIQPTVFADVDNQMRIAQEEIFGPVVCLIKFKDEAEGLKLANDVEYGLASYIWTNDLGKAHRVARGIEAGMVFINSQNVRDLRQPFGGVKASGTGREGGEYSFEVFTEIKNVCISMGSHHIPRWGI, from the coding sequence ATGTTAAAACATTGGATTAATGGCAAAGAAGTTGAAAGTAAAGAAACATTTATTAACTACAACCCTGCCACTATGGAAGAAATCTGTGAAGTGGCTAGTGGTGGCGAAAAAGAAGTCAACGATGCGGTAGCTGCTGCGAAAGAAGCCTTTCCTAAATGGGCAAATACCCCTGCTAAAGAGCGTGCGCGTTTAATGCGTAATCTAGGTGAATTAATTGACAAAAACGTACCTAGAATTGCTGAGTTAGAGACGAAAGATACTGGCTTACCGATTCACCAAACAAAAAATGTATTAATTCCACGCGCTTCCCATAACTTCAACTTTTTTGCAGAAATTTGTACCCGTATGGATGGTCATACCTACCCAGTAGACGATCAAATGCTTAACTACACCCTCTATCAACCAGTGGGTGTATGCGGTTTGATCTCGCCTTGGAACGTACCTTTTATGACTGCCACTTGGAAAACAGCACCTTGTTTAGCATTAGGTAACACAGCTGTTTTAAAAATGTCAGAACTTTCTCCTTTAACGGCTTATGAGCTAGGCCAATTAGCATTAGAAGCTGGTATTCCAGCAGGTGTCTTAAACGTTATTCAAGGTTATGGCGCTACTGCTGGTGCAGCACTTGCGCAACATCATGATGTACGTGCTGTATCATTTACAGGCGGTACTGCAACAGGGCGTCGTATTATGGCTTCAGCGGGAATTAAAAAATACTCTATGGAATTAGGTGGTAAATCACCTGTATTAATTTTTGAAGATGCTGATTTAGATAGAGCCTTGGATGCTGCCCTATTTACTATCTTCTCCTTAAATGGTGAACGTTGTACGGCTGGTTCTCGTATCTTTATTCAAGAAAGTGTTTACGACAAATTCGTAGCAGAATTTGCTGCCCGTGCTAAACGCTTAATTGTTGGCGACCCAACTGATCCTAATACCCAAGTAGGCTCAATGATTACCCAACAGCATTACGATAAAGTAACGGGCTATATCAAAATTGGTATGGAAGAAGGCGCTAAATTACTTGCAGGAGGTTTAGAGCGCCCAGCTAACTTACCTGCTCATCTTTCTAAAGGTCAATTTATTCAACCTACTGTATTTGCCGATGTGGATAATCAAATGCGTATCGCTCAAGAAGAAATCTTTGGCCCAGTAGTATGTTTAATCAAATTCAAAGACGAAGCAGAAGGCTTAAAATTAGCTAACGATGTTGAATATGGTTTAGCCTCTTATATCTGGACTAATGATCTTGGCAAAGCGCACCGTGTTGCGCGTGGTATCGAGGCAGGTATGGTGTTTATTAATAGCCAAAACGTTCGTGACTTACGTCAACCTTTCGGTGGTGTTAAAGCTAGCGGAACAGGGCGTGAAGGTGGAGAATACAGTTTCGAAGTGTTCACAGAAATTAAAAATGTGTGTATTTCTATGGGTAGTCACCATATTCCTCGTTGGGGAATTTAA
- the hpaD gene encoding 3,4-dihydroxyphenylacetate 2,3-dioxygenase, with translation MGKLAFAAKVTHVPSMYLSELPGKTNGCRQAAIDGHKEISRRCRELGVDTMVIFDTHWLVNSGFHINANDHFKGIYTSHELPHFIRDMEYEYYGNPELADMIARYAVKKNVRALSHRIPSLALEYGTLVPMRYMNSDNKFKVVSISAFCTSHDLEDSRALGAAVTEAIQEYDGTVAILASGSLSHRFAYDRIAEKCFDAYTREFDHQVDLRVVEMWKNGQWPEFCSMLGDYAASCFGEGGMHDTSMLLGALGGENYQGKVEFVTELFASSGTGQVNAVFPVA, from the coding sequence ATGGGTAAGTTAGCATTTGCTGCAAAAGTAACACATGTACCATCAATGTATCTTTCTGAACTACCTGGTAAAACAAATGGTTGTCGCCAAGCTGCGATTGATGGCCATAAAGAAATCAGCCGCCGTTGTCGTGAACTAGGGGTTGATACCATGGTGATATTTGATACTCATTGGTTAGTTAATAGTGGTTTTCATATTAATGCTAATGATCACTTTAAAGGTATTTATACAAGCCATGAATTACCTCATTTTATTCGTGATATGGAATATGAATACTATGGTAATCCTGAGTTAGCTGATATGATCGCCCGTTATGCGGTTAAAAAGAATGTACGTGCATTATCTCATCGTATCCCTTCATTAGCACTGGAGTACGGTACGTTAGTACCCATGCGCTATATGAACTCAGACAATAAATTCAAAGTAGTATCCATTTCTGCTTTCTGTACTTCACATGATTTAGAAGATAGTCGCGCATTGGGTGCGGCAGTAACTGAAGCGATCCAAGAATATGATGGGACTGTCGCCATTTTAGCCAGTGGTTCACTGTCACACCGTTTTGCTTATGATCGTATTGCCGAAAAATGTTTTGATGCTTATACCCGTGAATTCGATCATCAAGTTGACCTACGTGTAGTAGAAATGTGGAAAAATGGTCAATGGCCAGAATTCTGCTCTATGCTAGGTGACTATGCTGCGAGCTGTTTTGGTGAAGGTGGTATGCACGATACCTCTATGCTGCTAGGTGCATTAGGTGGTGAAAACTACCAAGGTAAAGTTGAATTTGTCACAGAACTATTTGCAAGCTCTGGAACAGGTCAAGTTAACGCTGTTTTCCCTGTAGCATAA
- a CDS encoding 5-carboxymethyl-2-hydroxymuconate Delta-isomerase — protein MPHFIAEYSANLEGVADFAGLFEKVHQVLGDSGVFPLGGIRSRAIRMDIYRMADAKHDYGFIHMTLKVGAGRDLATRKKVADQLFETIKEHFADLQAKRLLALSFEMEELNADLNYKQNNIHAFLANQ, from the coding sequence ATGCCTCATTTTATTGCTGAATATTCTGCTAATTTAGAAGGTGTTGCAGATTTTGCTGGTCTCTTTGAGAAAGTACATCAAGTGTTAGGTGATAGTGGTGTCTTTCCTTTAGGAGGTATTCGTAGTCGCGCTATTCGTATGGATATTTACCGTATGGCTGATGCTAAACACGACTATGGATTTATCCATATGACGTTAAAAGTAGGTGCTGGTCGAGACTTAGCAACCCGTAAAAAAGTGGCTGATCAATTATTTGAAACCATTAAAGAACACTTTGCAGATTTACAGGCAAAACGTTTACTAGCACTTTCTTTTGAAATGGAAGAACTAAATGCTGATTTAAACTATAAGCAAAATAATATCCATGCTTTTCTTGCTAACCAGTAG
- a CDS encoding MFS transporter — MNTNIQPVSDKVVRNITLRLIPLLLICYIFAHLDRVNIGFAKDSMSLDLGLTHTMYGTGAGLFFIAYMLFGVPSNMMLEKFGPRRWIALIMVIWGLLSTATMFISNHIEFYILRFLLGVAEAGFFPGILIYINRWFPSRRRGKITAMFTLAVPLASVLGAPISGWIIDYFHGSSGLHGWQWMFLLEGLPVVLLGIVIMFYLPDHYKKVKWLTDEEKQQLAYEQQHEESAKTNMPLLAFIKDTKLWLLFGIYFAVMLGINANNFWMPNLIKSSGVETETTVGLLTPFCWGLSCIFMILTGMSADRHNERRWHLIVPLLMAAIGFIGTGMFTHSTVLVVTFLSISIMGAATALPMFWQIPPMFLTSKDAIAGIALVSSLGNLAGFLAPYLIGWVKDMTGGSPSIGLYILALLIVCGAGLVLLIKPPKQPISYPH; from the coding sequence ATGAACACAAATATACAACCTGTGAGTGACAAGGTGGTGCGCAATATCACCTTGCGCTTAATTCCTTTATTATTAATCTGCTATATATTCGCCCATCTTGATCGAGTGAATATTGGTTTTGCCAAAGACTCAATGAGCCTTGACTTAGGGCTAACCCATACAATGTATGGAACGGGCGCAGGATTATTTTTTATTGCCTATATGCTGTTTGGCGTACCTAGCAATATGATGCTCGAAAAGTTTGGCCCGCGTCGTTGGATTGCCCTGATTATGGTGATATGGGGATTACTCTCAACCGCTACCATGTTTATCAGTAATCATATTGAATTTTATATTCTCAGATTTTTACTAGGGGTGGCAGAAGCAGGTTTTTTCCCTGGCATTCTTATTTATATTAACCGTTGGTTTCCCTCCCGTCGTCGTGGCAAAATCACCGCCATGTTTACCTTAGCAGTGCCTCTTGCTAGCGTATTAGGGGCACCTATTTCGGGCTGGATTATTGATTACTTTCATGGCTCATCAGGTTTGCATGGTTGGCAATGGATGTTCCTGTTGGAAGGGTTGCCTGTTGTGTTATTAGGCATTGTTATTATGTTCTATCTGCCCGATCATTATAAAAAGGTGAAATGGTTAACAGATGAAGAAAAGCAACAATTAGCATATGAGCAACAGCATGAGGAATCAGCAAAAACCAATATGCCCTTATTAGCCTTTATCAAAGATACTAAATTATGGTTACTGTTTGGTATCTACTTTGCGGTAATGCTAGGGATTAATGCTAATAATTTCTGGATGCCCAATCTAATTAAAAGCAGTGGTGTAGAAACAGAAACAACAGTAGGTTTACTTACCCCCTTCTGTTGGGGCTTGTCTTGTATTTTTATGATTCTAACAGGCATGTCTGCTGATCGCCATAATGAACGTCGTTGGCATTTAATTGTGCCTTTACTAATGGCAGCTATTGGCTTTATTGGCACAGGTATGTTTACCCATAGCACGGTGTTAGTAGTAACTTTCTTAAGTATTTCTATTATGGGCGCAGCTACTGCATTGCCAATGTTCTGGCAAATTCCACCGATGTTTTTAACCAGTAAAGATGCCATTGCAGGTATTGCTTTAGTCAGCTCACTCGGTAATTTAGCGGGCTTTCTTGCACCTTACCTAATTGGTTGGGTTAAAGATATGACGGGCGGCTCACCCAGTATTGGGCTATATATTTTAGCCTTATTAATTGTATGTGGTGCAGGATTAGTCCTATTGATTAAACCTCCAAAACAACCAATAAGTTACCCTCATTGA